The sequence AGAACAAAAAAAGAACAAAATCAAAAACAAAATAAAGAAAATAATCCTTAAATTTCTAAAATTCATACACCTTCTCATTACATCAAATACACCTTGCTAAGTTTTTTAAAAAAGTCATTAATAAAAACTTTATAAGAGTCAAAATCTGGTGGAGGATCTTGATCTAAAAGTGTTAAAAGATAATACTTTTGTTCCTGATCCACACCTTTATTCATTTTTTCTATTTGAGAATATGCTAATTTTATCATTCTAACTCGAAGAGGCAAAAAATCCAAACCATATATGCTTCTCTCTTTAACATTATAAAGATCAGGAAAATACGTAACCTTCTCTAAAGCATTTCTAATATCGAGATAATGTAAGAGTTTTTGGTCAACCTTGTCTTCTAAGGCCTTACTAAAAATGGGATCATCAATAGGCATAGAATCCTCTTTTAACCTTTGTTCGGCATTTACATAAGCAGAAAAAAGTTCTTTTGGAACGTCCTGAGCATGTCCAAGTATATACATAGCCCTCAAAGAATTTTCCTCGGAAAGAGATTTTAGTTTTGGAAGGTTTCCTCTTGAAAATGTATAGAAATATTTGTATGAAAGATCGTTTGCTTTTTTCTCCCAAATTTGAATTATCTCCTGGGACAAATTTACTACATTGGCACCGGCATTTGTACTTAAAATGGGAAGGTTGCTTACTGAAAGAAAAACAAATAGGAAAATAGAAAAAGACAATACAAAAAAAGCCTTTTTGAAGGAAGGGAAAATTAAACCATCCCTTATATTCTTAATCTTAAAAAAATTTGAATTTATAATACTTTATATTCCTCCAAATATTTATTTTCTTATGTCAATATATTCACTTGAACCAAATTTACCCTTTAACTCCTTTTGAAGCGCTTCGTTTTTAGCTTGAAGTTCTGAAACTTTTGCTTGGAGTTGGGCTATTTGCGATAAAAGTTTTTGCCTTTCATTTTGAGTAAATTGATTCTGATTTTCGTAAACATTTTGTTCGTTTGTTGGAATTTTACTTCTTAACATATTGTTTTCTTTAACAAGGGCCGCAATCATTTCCTGACTTTGTTGAAGCTGTTCTTGAAGATTACTCGTAGAAACTTCCTGCGGTTTAAAGTAAGCAATAGACAACAAAGCAACAAAAACAATTACTAACATAAAAGCAAAGTCAATAAACGGCATAAGAAAAGTAATACGTCTCTTTGGAGAAGCCATTTTACGAGAGTCTGGCCGAAATAGCTGACAATATTACTGATATCAAAAGTCCAGTAATTGTCGCCTCAATCTTGATAGAAACGCCATAACCTACCATTTCAACGTTGTGAGCAGCAATAGCAGGGCCGATAACCTGGCCTAAACCATATAGGGTTACAACAAGACCTAAACCCTGAGCTACACCGCCCATTGTAATTAGCTTTTCCTGTGGGGTTTCCTTAGAAATAAGACCAGCCCATGCCGCTCCAACAGGTACTATTGCAGCCCAGACGGTACTTCTTGCAACGAAATAAACCAAAGGAGCTGCTATCAAAAGTAGAAACATTATCATTACAAGATCTATTCTCTTTTGAACAAATTCTTGCAAAACAGATTTTTTTGTGCTCAAGTCTGTTTTATTCATACTTTAAATTTCACCTTTCACAAAATTAATTTATAGTATTATAAGATTTTAGCAGTAAAAACCAAAAAGTCATACTATTTCTAAGAATTTTTATTTTTTAAATATTCTTTGAAAATTGTAAAAAATAAAAATAAAACCCCTATTAACCACAATAAGGGTATTCCATATTCAATTATTGGAGGATTAGGCATATTAAGAGATACGTTATTAGGTGTATTTATTTGATTTTGCTGATTTTTATTAAGAGTAATATTTATTGTATTATTACCCTTCCCTACACTCGCACCAAGATTAAGTGCCGTTATCTCTAGTGGAACCATCGTTCTATCCTGATAAATAAAAGCAGGAGCTAACATCCTTTCTTCTTTATTGTTTACATTTACCTGGGAGCTTTCAATGTAAAACTCTATACTTTTGTCACCCAATGAAACTTTAACTATTCTATGTTGTTCATCCCATGTTACGGTTGCTTTTAAAGCTTCTGATACAAATCTTACTGGCACATAAATTAGACCATATCTTATTACTGGCGGTACATCACTTTTAATTTCTTTTCCATCAACAATAATTTTCAAATCGTTAGCAATTTTAATATTTGCATCTAAAATCTTTGACGCGCTAACTGGCGTTTGTTCTTGGGCATACGCAGTAGAAATTAAAAAGCACATTACAAAAAAAATGAAAATAAACCTTTTCATATCCTTAAAATCCTATAAATCCATACATATGTTTTTTACTCCCTATATAAAAATATTCTTATATTATACACTTCTTTAAAAAATATATCAAAATTACTCCCACTCTATTGTCGCGGGTGGTTTAGAGGATATATCATATACCACTCTATTAACTTCATCTACCTCATTTACAATTCTTCTAGCGATCCTATCAAGCAAATCATAAGGTATTCTCGCCCAATCTGCTGTCATTGCATCATCGCTAGAAACTATTCTTACTACTACTGGATAAGAATAAGTACGCCTATCTCCCATAACTCCTACACTTTTTATTGGCAAAAGCACGGCAAAAGCTTGCCATACATCTCTATATAATCCAGCATTAAAAATCTCTTCACGGACAATCGCATCAGCATCTCTCAAAATTCTTAATTTTTCTCTTGTTATTTCACCCACAATTCTTATGGCAAGACCTGGCCCAGGAAAGGGATGCCTATAAACAATTTCTTCAGGAAGGCCAAGCTCTAAAGCAAGATTTCTTACCTCATCTTTAAATAAATTTCTAAACGGCTCAAGAAGTTTAAACTTCATATCCTTGGGGAGACCAGCAACATTATGGTGCGATTTTATCCTCACTGCTTTACCGCCAACGCTAACAGCACTCTCTATTACATCGGGATATAGAGTGCCCTGCACCAACCAATCGAAATCTCCAATTCCTTTTATTGCATCTTCGAATGTCCTTATAAATTCTTCACCAATAATCTTTCTTTTATGTTCTGGATCTGATACTCCTTCTAGTTTTGACAGAAATCTTTCTCTTGCATCAATAAACTTTACATTCAAATGGAACTCTTCATCAAATATCCTTTTAATATCTCTATTTTCATTTTTTCTCATAAGACCCGTATCAACATAAAAGCAAGTAAGATTATCACCTATAGCTTTGTGAACCAAAACAGCAGCAGCACTGGAATCAACTCCACCAGAAAGTGCACATATTACTTTTTGATTGCCAACCATTTCTCTAATTTTAGATATAGAATCTTGTATAAAGGTAGCCATAGACCATGTAGGTTTTGCTTTACAAATATTAAAAACAAAATTTCTTATTATTAACTGGCCCTGTTCTGTATGAGCCACTTCAGGATGAAACTGCACTGCATAAATATTTTTTTCAGGAGAACAAACGCTTGCAAGCTTTTTATTTTCAGTTATAGCAAGACAACAAAAACCTTCTGGTAAAATCTTTACTTCGTCTCCATGACTCATCCAAACGTTAATTTCATTGGTAATATTTTTGAAAAGTAGATTTTCACCTTCAAATTTTATTTTTGTTCTGCCATACTCGTGCTTTTTACCCTGTTCTACGTGACCACCAAGTTGTTGAGAAATCAGTTGCATGCCATAACAAATGCCTAAAATTGGAATTCCCATATTTAATATTTCAGAATCCATTTTAGGAGCGTCCTCGTCATAAACAGAATTAGGACCACCCGAAAGGATAATCCCCTTTGGATTAAGCCTAGTAAGTTCCCTCGCAGTTATAGTAGGAGGAAAAAGCTCAGAATATACAGAACATTCCCTTACTCTTCTTGCAATAAGTTGACTATATTGTGAGCCAAAATCTATTACTGCAATAAGATCCCTCTCAGAAGCCATTACTTACCCATCCCAAGCTTTTGGGCTTTCTGATAGACTTTCCCCTCAGTAAGAAGAGATGGTGCAACAATAACTTCTATGTTGTGTAATTCTCTAATAGTCTTAACTCCAAGAGTTGCCAGGGACAAAACCATAGCCCCAGCTATATTATGACATCCATAATCGAACCTAGCAGGACCTACTAATATCTCCTTAAGAGTTCCAACTGTTCCTACTCTTATCCTCGTTCCTCTTGGCAAAACCGAATTAGGTGTAGCCATACCCCAATGAAAACCCATTCCAGGGGCTTCTTGAGCTCTTGCTATAGGCGAACCTATCATAACCGCATCTGCACCCACGGCTAATGCTTTAATCATATCTCCTGAGTTTACCATACCGCCATCAGCAATTATGGGTATATATTTTCCAGTTTCATTGAAAAACATATCTCTTGCAGCTGCTGCTTCACTTATAGCAGTAGCTTGAGGCACACCAATACCTAAAACTCCTCTTGTCGTACATGCTGCACCTGGTCCAACTCCTATCAAAACTGCGCTTGCTCCCTGTCTCATAAGACCAATAGTAGAAGAAAATCCAACCGTGTTTCCTACAATTACTGGAATTTCCATCATAGAACAAAATTCTTTTATATTCAAAATATTTCCTTTACTGCTTATATGCTTTGGTGCAATAACAGTTGCCTGAAGAACAAATATATCTGCTCCAGCATCCCTTGCAATAGGGCCAAATTCAGCAGCCATTTGAGGTACACTCGATACTGCGGCAATTGCTCCATGTGACTTTACTTCTTGTATTCTCTTTACTATAAGATCAGGTTTAATCGGTTCTTCATAAAGTCTTTGCATTACAGTTACAAAATCATCTGTTGAAGCTGCGGCAATTTCTTCAAGTACAGGAAGGGGGTCATCATATCTCGTTTGAATGCCCTGCAAATTGATTACTCCCAAAGCACCATATTTTGAAAGCTCTACTGCAATAAAAGGATTCACTACAGAATCCATTGCTGATGCAATAACAGGAATGCTAAATTCATAACAACCAATTTTAACGGATATATCTACATCTTCCGGATCAATAGTTCTTTCCGTTGGTCTTAATGCAATTTCGTCAAGACCATAACCCCTTCTTGTAATTTTAAACTTTGAAATCTCTTCCACTAATAACATACCTCCTCAAACGGATTAATTTTCTAATATCTTACATAATTTGTATTATCTGAGCAAACATTTCCCTGAAGAAGCATTTTTAAGGTTACTGTATTTAACGGTATAAAATCGAACCTATCTCCCAAAAAGGCAGCTACTTTAAACAAAGATAAAGGAACTGGTACAAAGATAATTTTTTTTTCAACAATTTTTGCTATATATTCTATAAGTTCTCGAAAACTCATTTCTTCCTCACCACATATTTTTATAACATTTGACTCTAAGCTACCATTCACAAGTTCTTCAGCAGCTTTTATAATTCTTTCAGCAACAACTTCTACCCTTATTGGAGAAAACTTTGCATCAATTTTAGGAAGAGGGAAAAAACCTAAACTTAATGGCATTGACAAATCCTTTACTATCCCTTCCTTTTCACCAATTACAATTGATGGTCTAATTATTGCATACTTTAAACCACTAGATTTTATCTTTTCTTCGGCCTGATACTTATACTTAAAGTAATCAGTGAGCTCTTTACCCTTCTCTACTCCATTGGCACTCATTTGCACTAATGGAATATTTTTATCAAATTCAACTATAGAATCTATTAAATTGGATGCTGCATCAAAATGCATTGCCTTAAAGGTTATCCCTCTTTCTGGCACCTCTTTAATTATGCCAACAAGATTAATTACAACGTCTGGTTTTAATTTTAAAGCATCTTTTATTGAACTTTTATCAAGAATGTCACCTTTTATATATTCGACATTTTCCCCTTCAATTTTTCTTTTATGAGAAAAAACTATAACTTTATTATCTTTATCAAGTAAAGTTTTTACTACTTGTTTACCAATAAATCCTGTTCCTCCAAAAATTAAAACTTTCATTTTCACCTCAAATAAAATTTATTAATATATCTTAAAAAATTTAAAGAACAATTGCAAACGTAATAATTTTCTAACAGCTTTTTATTCTTTTCAAAATGTTAGTTGTAGAAAAATCTTTATAAAAGGGGAAAATTTCAACTCTTCCACCATATCGATACACAGTTTCAGCTTCTGGAAGATCTTCAATCTTATAGTCTCCACCTTTAACATGGATTAATGGTCTTAATCTTTCAATCGATGATATGGGATTATGTTCATTAAAGATAAAGCAATAATCTACAAATCTAATAGAAGCAACAACAACAGCTCTATTTTCCTGTTTATTTATGGGTCTTAAATCACCTTTTAATGCTTTAACTGAACTATCAGAATTTATCCCAACAACCAAACAATCTCCTAAAGCTTTTGCAAACTCGAATAGTCTAATATGGCCTTCATGTATAATATCAAAACATCCATTTGTGAATACAACTCTTCTGCCCTCAACTAGCAAAATTATTTCATCTAAAGTTTTAAATACATCCGAAATTTTTTCCAAGTTTTTAAAACCTTTCTGTTAAGATTGTTTAAATTTAAAAATAACTTACTAAATTTATTCACCCTTTTCCGAATTTAGAACAATTTTATTGTACAAATCTCTAATTTCCTCTTCCCTAAGGTATCTTTCTATTTCATTAATATTAGTAGTTGAGGTCCCAACTTTTCTTACAACTATCGCTGCAGCAACGTTTGCCAAAAATGTTGAATGAATCATATCAAAACCAGACATTAATGATAATGTTAAAACTGCAGTAACTGTATCTCCTGCACCCGTTACATCATAAACTTCGCTCGAAAATGCTGGAAAATTTATAGTTAATTCTTCAGTAAAAAGAGAAATTCCATCAGCACCTCTTGTAATGTGAACAGCTTTACTGCCCAAAAGTCTTAGAAGTTCTCGCCCTGACCGAATAATATCTTCTTCACTCATTAATTTTCTATCAAAAATTGCCTCAACCTCTTTTAGGTTAGGAGCAACTGTAGTAAAACCTTTAAATAATAAATAATTTTTTGCTTTGGAATCGGCTACACAAACTCTATTATCAATTGAATTTATCAAAAATTCTATTACATCTTCAGTAATTAATCCTTTTCTATAATCAGAAACTATTATAGCGCCGCACTCAGGTATTTGTTTTTTTAAAGAATTTATTACTCCCTGAAGCTCCTCACCATCAATCTGACTTGGGTCTTCGCTATCCACCCTTAAAACCTGTTGTTTTCTTGCAATCAATCTAAGCTTTCTCGTTGTAGGCCTTTTTTTAGAAACGATCAAACCAGATGTGTCTATATTTGAATCAAATAAAAGTTTCTTAAGTCTATCTGATTCAACATCATCGCCAACAATCCCAACAATAGAGACATTTGCCCCCAAAGAAGTCAAATTTTTTGCAACATTTGCAGATCCGCCAAGTCTAAATTCGCTACTGAGATATTTTAAAACTGGAACTGGAGCTTCAGGAGAAATCCTTTCCATATCTCCAAACCAATATTCATCAAGCATAATATCGCCAATAACTAAAATCTTCTTAGATGTATTGAATTTTAAAGGAAAACTATGAATTTCAGAAAACATACAAATCCTTTCTAAAATTTATTATGCATTGATTAGAGAATTTTTTTCTTAACAAAACAAATAATCTTTTTAATAGCACAAATAACATCATCCACATCCTTTTCTGTTATATTTGCACCTATTGGAACAGAGAAAATTTTTTTACCTAATTTTGTGGCAACAGGAAATTCACTTTCTTTCAGAGAATATTTTTCTTTATAATATTTTTGCATGTGAAGTGGTAAATAATGTATTCCAGTACCAATATTTTCGTACTTTAGTGCTTCCATCATAAAGTCTCTTGATAAAGAATCATCAGTTATTTTTAAAATGAATAAATGATAAGAAGGCTTTCTCCTATCAAATGAATATTCAATAGGCTCTATTTCATCAATTTCTGAAAGCCTATTAATATACATCTTAGCAATTTCATCTCTTATCTTCCAATACCTTTCTATTTTTTCAAGCTGCTTTATCCCTAATGCAGCTTGAATATCGGTCATATTATATTTAAATCCTGGTTCAATCACCTCATAGTGTTTAAAACCCTCAGAAGAATATCTCTTCCAAGCATCTCTCGATATGCCATGAAGTGATAATATTCTTCCTCTTCCATAAGATTTATCATCCTTAACAACCAACATACCACCTTCAGCTGTAGTAATATTTTTCGTGGCATAAAAGCTATAGCTTGAAAAATCTCCATAATAAGAAATCTTTTTGCCATCCCACTCAGTCTCAATAGCATGAGCAGCATCATTAATCCAAACAAGATTGTATCTTTTTACTATTTTACTAACTTTTTCAATGTTACACGAATTTCCTGCCATATGAACAGATATCAAGGCTCTTGTTCTTTCGTTAATTTTAGATTCAATCAAGTCTTCATCAAAGTTAAGATCTGATTCTTTTATGTCGACAAAGACAGGTTTTGCTCCGACATGTTCAATTACATTTGCACTCGATGCAAAGGTTAGAGTGGTTGTAATAACTTCATCATTATTTCCAATCCCAGAAAGAACAAGTGCAAGGAAAAGACCTGCTGTACAAGAATTAAGAGCAATACAGTTTTTTACACCAATATATTCAGAAAACTTTTCTTCAAATTTTTTTACTCTTGGTCCTGTCGAAATCCAGCCTGATTTTAGTGTTGCCACTACTTCTTCAATTTCATCCTCTTCAATCCTTGGTTTTCCAAAAACCAAAAAACTTTCCCTTTGGGATTTTCCGCCTTCTAATGCTATCTTTTCCAAAAAAAGCCTCCTAAATTGTTTTGTAAAACACAGTTATTGAGATTTACCATTACCTTAAGAGTGATTTATAGATTTCAAAATATGACTTTACCATTTTATTAAGTGAAAAATTCTCAATTGCGTGCTTTTTCCCTTCCTCTACAATCTTTATTATACTTTCATCTTTATTAAAAAACTTGGTTAAAAATTCTTTTATAGAACCATATAACAATTCTGGATCAGGATTTACTAAAAAACCAGTTTTATTATTAATAATTATCTCATTAGTTCCAGCAATATCAGTCGCTATTACCGGTACTTCCATTAAAAGTGCTTCTATTAAAATTGTTGGCAATCCTTCCTTTTCTATTGAAGAAGAGACATAAAGATCAAACGAACACAGAAGCTCGACCAGGTCTTCTCTTCTACCAAGAAAAATTATATCTTTTTCGATCTTTAATTTTTTTGCAAGTTGTTTGAGCTCAAATTCAAGCTCTCCATCTCCAACCACGACAAGAGAAATTGCCTTATCCTTATAATCATCTTTAATTTTTCTAAAGGACTCAAAAAGAACTTTATGTCCCTTCATGGGAGACAACCTTGCCACAATACCTATAGAGAAGGTTTCAGGAGTAATGCCAATTCTAGATTTAGCCTGTTCTTTGCTTATTCTTTTTGAAAAATAATCTTCGAAATTAATACCATTATATATTTGCGTAATACTCCCTGAAAAACCCCTTCTAATAAAATCTCTTTCCACAGATTTAGAACATGCTACAACGATGTCTGAGTTTAAAAAATACTTTATGGAACTAACCTTTTGTGCACTTGAAACAACCTTTACCTTAGTTAATTTTTTTGCCATTCCAGCATAAAGAGCTGCTCTTGATAATTGTGAGTGAACAATATCAATATTTTGATTTCTAATAATACTAACCAATTTAAAATAAGAAAATGGATCAAAAAAGCCTTTAAATTTAATAGGAATAATATTAAAGGCTGGCTTATTCGCCAGCCTAATTTTATATTCACTTAAGAAATCATAAGTATAGCCACTATCTGGCATACCTATAAAATTTTCTACACCATATTCACATAGACCACATACAAAGTTAACAAAAGTTTTTTGCCAACTAAGATTACCCTCATTCAAAAGGTGTAAAATTTTCATAAACTAATTCATTGTTTAATGTTTATCAAATTACTTCAAACTTTCACCTAAAAGAGCTGAAAGCACAATTAATCTTCTGCTAGTATTTCATATTTGCAGGTCTAGGTTCAAGGGTAACAGGTATGACCATAATTTTTCCGGATCTATATAAAGTTACTTTAACAACATCTCCTACCTTATGGGTAAGAATTATATTTGGCAAAGTGTAAATATCAACTTCTTTATCATTAATTTTTAAGATTATGTCTCCCGGTAAAATACCAGCCTTTTCTGCAGGAGAACCTGGTAAAACTTTTGCTACATAAACAGCTGCATTTTGCTTAATTCCCATCTGGCTAAGTTGATATTGATCAACAGGCAGCATATCAATTCCCAGATATGGGTGAACAACCTCATGATTTGTTATTAATTGATTTAATATCTCCTTTGCAGTGTCAATCGGAATTGCAAAACCGATACCCTGGGCATAAGGTATAATAGCTGTATTGATGCCTATTACTCTTCCATTAATATCCACTAAAGGCCCGCCTGAATTTCCTGGATTTATAGCAGCATCAGTTTGAATAAACGGACCGGCACTATAAGCGGATGTTTGAACTCTCCTATCAAGAGCACTAACAATACCAAGAGTTACCGTACCAGAAAATCCATATGGATTACCTATTGCAATAGCCCACTCTCCTAATTGAAGATTTGAAGACGAACCAAGTTCTGCTGCAGGTAAACCTGTAGCATTTACCTTTACTACTGCCAAATCGGTAACAGGATCAGCCCCAATCACTTCTCCGTCAAATTTTCTGCCATCAGAGAGAGTAACCTTTACCTTTGTCGCATTGGCAATTACGTGATTGTTAGTAAGAATTAAGCCATCACTCTTAATAATAACTCCTGAGCCAAGCCCCTCTTCAGGAATTGGTTTCATTGGAATTCCAAAGAAGTCAGAAATAGGATTTTTAACGTACATTAAAGTATTTATTTGAACAACGCTTGGCATAACCTTCTTTACTGCTTGAACTATGGGAGAATCTACTGACATGTCTATTGCAGCTACTGCAGTTGATGGTGCAACTTTTACCGGAGGTCTAAAAGCAGGGAAAGCCCATATTGCACCAAGAACCAGCATTCCTCCAAAACAAGCTGCTACAAAAAAGAAAATCGATTTTACCAGGATTTCTTTAAACTTATTTTCTTTTTGTTCGTACATAAAAACCTCCTAATTTGTATATTTTGGGAAATATTTTTATAATAAAAATTATATTCTAAAAATTATTGGATTTCATTAAAATCTACTTATCACCTACTTTAACATAGTCATAACTTTCATATAAATCAAACCCAGTTCCAGCAGGAATTAATCTTCCTATTACAACGTTTTCTTTCAAACCTCTAAGATAGTCTATTTTGCCTCTAATTGATGCCTCAGTTAATATTCTGGTAGTCTCCTGGAAAGAGGCAGCAGCAATAAATGAAGATGTATTCAAAGACGATTTCGTAATGCCAAGCACCGCATCTTCTGCTTCTGGGGGAGTTTTACCCTGAAGAGTTAACTCTTTGACCACCTTTTCAAATTCACCTCTATCTACATATTCTCCTGGCAACCAATCAGAATCGCCGTCATTTTTAATCTTTACTCTCTTAGTCATTTGTCTAACTATAATTTCAATGTGTTTATCATGAATAGAAACGCTTTGATCTTTATAAACCTTTTGAATTTCATCAACTATATATTGCTTTACTGCATCTATTCCTCTAGTTTTAAGTAGTTCCTGAGGATAAAATTGACCTTCTGTAAGAGGATATCCTTTTTTAATAAAGGCACCATCCGATACCTGAAGCTGTGTGCTTGCAGGTACAACAATTTCCTTTGTCTCTTCCAACCCTTCTATTATAATTTTTATAGGGTCTGTATCACTATTGGAAATAATATGGACTATTCCATCTATTTCTGAAAGTATTGCAGCATTTTTTGGTCTCCTTGCTTCAAAAAGCTCTTCGACCCTGGGCAAACCCTGAATAATATCCTTTGTCTTAATTGCACTTTCTTTTGATTTAGGTGAAATTGCAACTAATGTAGTGTTGGTTAACATTGTTGAATCTTTTACAAATAATCTTGAATTCTTATTACACGAAGCAAAATCACCCTGATAAATGTATATAGGTGTAACCATCTCACCAGTTTCAGAGTCCAAAACTGGTTCAAACTTTGGGATAACAGCCATACCTAAAACTGGACTCGTTATACCTTCCGCAATCTCTTTACCTGGTACTACTTTTTCTCTATCTTTGATCTTAATATCAAGATTGGCATTAACCTTTATTATTATTGGTTTTTCTTTAGTAAACAAAACTTCACCATTTTGAGAAGCAATACTTATTACGTTATTCTCAGATATAACTCTTTCCTCAACAGGCATTGTATAAAAAACAATATTACCCTTCTCTGCTATAAGATATTCATTATCCTCATCTTCCTCAACCAAGACATCGTTTTCTTTAACAAAAGAACCATCCTTAACGTGTAGAAGCATCCCTCTATTTACAAAAACTTTAACGCTTGTCTCTCCTTTTATCACGATATTTCCTTCAGAAATAGCTATAGTAGTCTCTATGTTATCGTTCAAAAAAGTGAACGTCTTAAGAGATTCGAACTTTACTGTACCACTAATCTTTGATCTTTCTATATTCTTACTCCTATGAAGAGCAACCCCACCAGTGTGAAATGTTCTCATAGTCAGCTGAGTACCAGGCTCCCCTATAGATTGTGCAGCAATAATGCCCACAGCTTCACCAAGTTCTACAACTTCCCTGGTAGCAAGACTCCAACCGTAACATTTTTGACACACTCCATGAGGTGTTTTACAGGTTAAAGGAGATCTTACAGCTACTTCTTTTATTCCAGCATCTACTATCTTATCAGCTATAGAAGGAGTTATTAGTTCATTTCTTTTAACTATTAATTTTCCATCAGCATCATAAATATCTTCAGCGCTAAACCTACCAATTATTCTGTCTTTTAATTCCAAAATAACCTTTGTTCCATCCATCAGATCAGAAACTACAATACTTTCTTCGCTGCCACAATCTTCTTCTCTCACGATTATTTCTTGTGCAACATCGACCAGTCTTCTTGTAAGATATCCAGAGTTAGAAGTCCTTAGTGCAGTATCGACCAAACCTTTTCTTGCACCATATGTTGAAATAAAATATTCCATCATATTCATGCCTTCTTTAAGGTTTGCCTTTATAGGAATAGGTATGATTCTACCGTGTGGATCTGACATAAGAC comes from Thermodesulfobium acidiphilum and encodes:
- a CDS encoding stalk domain-containing protein gives rise to the protein MKRFIFIFFVMCFLISTAYAQEQTPVSASKILDANIKIANDLKIIVDGKEIKSDVPPVIRYGLIYVPVRFVSEALKATVTWDEQHRIVKVSLGDKSIEFYIESSQVNVNNKEERMLAPAFIYQDRTMVPLEITALNLGASVGKGNNTINITLNKNQQNQINTPNNVSLNMPNPPIIEYGIPLLWLIGVLFLFFTIFKEYLKNKNS
- the guaA gene encoding glutamine-hydrolyzing GMP synthase; its protein translation is MASERDLIAVIDFGSQYSQLIARRVRECSVYSELFPPTITARELTRLNPKGIILSGGPNSVYDEDAPKMDSEILNMGIPILGICYGMQLISQQLGGHVEQGKKHEYGRTKIKFEGENLLFKNITNEINVWMSHGDEVKILPEGFCCLAITENKKLASVCSPEKNIYAVQFHPEVAHTEQGQLIIRNFVFNICKAKPTWSMATFIQDSISKIREMVGNQKVICALSGGVDSSAAAVLVHKAIGDNLTCFYVDTGLMRKNENRDIKRIFDEEFHLNVKFIDARERFLSKLEGVSDPEHKRKIIGEEFIRTFEDAIKGIGDFDWLVQGTLYPDVIESAVSVGGKAVRIKSHHNVAGLPKDMKFKLLEPFRNLFKDEVRNLALELGLPEEIVYRHPFPGPGLAIRIVGEITREKLRILRDADAIVREEIFNAGLYRDVWQAFAVLLPIKSVGVMGDRRTYSYPVVVRIVSSDDAMTADWARIPYDLLDRIARRIVNEVDEVNRVVYDISSKPPATIEWE
- a CDS encoding GuaB3 family IMP dehydrogenase-related protein; the protein is MEEISKFKITRRGYGLDEIALRPTERTIDPEDVDISVKIGCYEFSIPVIASAMDSVVNPFIAVELSKYGALGVINLQGIQTRYDDPLPVLEEIAAASTDDFVTVMQRLYEEPIKPDLIVKRIQEVKSHGAIAAVSSVPQMAAEFGPIARDAGADIFVLQATVIAPKHISSKGNILNIKEFCSMMEIPVIVGNTVGFSSTIGLMRQGASAVLIGVGPGAACTTRGVLGIGVPQATAISEAAAARDMFFNETGKYIPIIADGGMVNSGDMIKALAVGADAVMIGSPIARAQEAPGMGFHWGMATPNSVLPRGTRIRVGTVGTLKEILVGPARFDYGCHNIAGAMVLSLATLGVKTIRELHNIEVIVAPSLLTEGKVYQKAQKLGMGK
- a CDS encoding SDR family oxidoreductase, whose translation is MKVLIFGGTGFIGKQVVKTLLDKDNKVIVFSHKRKIEGENVEYIKGDILDKSSIKDALKLKPDVVINLVGIIKEVPERGITFKAMHFDAASNLIDSIVEFDKNIPLVQMSANGVEKGKELTDYFKYKYQAEEKIKSSGLKYAIIRPSIVIGEKEGIVKDLSMPLSLGFFPLPKIDAKFSPIRVEVVAERIIKAAEELVNGSLESNVIKICGEEEMSFRELIEYIAKIVEKKIIFVPVPLSLFKVAAFLGDRFDFIPLNTVTLKMLLQGNVCSDNTNYVRY
- the rfaE2 gene encoding D-glycero-beta-D-manno-heptose 1-phosphate adenylyltransferase, producing MEKISDVFKTLDEIILLVEGRRVVFTNGCFDIIHEGHIRLFEFAKALGDCLVVGINSDSSVKALKGDLRPINKQENRAVVVASIRFVDYCFIFNEHNPISSIERLRPLIHVKGGDYKIEDLPEAETVYRYGGRVEIFPFYKDFSTTNILKRIKSC
- the rfaE1 gene encoding D-glycero-beta-D-manno-heptose-7-phosphate kinase — encoded protein: MFSEIHSFPLKFNTSKKILVIGDIMLDEYWFGDMERISPEAPVPVLKYLSSEFRLGGSANVAKNLTSLGANVSIVGIVGDDVESDRLKKLLFDSNIDTSGLIVSKKRPTTRKLRLIARKQQVLRVDSEDPSQIDGEELQGVINSLKKQIPECGAIIVSDYRKGLITEDVIEFLINSIDNRVCVADSKAKNYLLFKGFTTVAPNLKEVEAIFDRKLMSEEDIIRSGRELLRLLGSKAVHITRGADGISLFTEELTINFPAFSSEVYDVTGAGDTVTAVLTLSLMSGFDMIHSTFLANVAAAIVVRKVGTSTTNINEIERYLREEEIRDLYNKIVLNSEKGE
- a CDS encoding DegT/DnrJ/EryC1/StrS family aminotransferase, with product MEKIALEGGKSQRESFLVFGKPRIEEDEIEEVVATLKSGWISTGPRVKKFEEKFSEYIGVKNCIALNSCTAGLFLALVLSGIGNNDEVITTTLTFASSANVIEHVGAKPVFVDIKESDLNFDEDLIESKINERTRALISVHMAGNSCNIEKVSKIVKRYNLVWINDAAHAIETEWDGKKISYYGDFSSYSFYATKNITTAEGGMLVVKDDKSYGRGRILSLHGISRDAWKRYSSEGFKHYEVIEPGFKYNMTDIQAALGIKQLEKIERYWKIRDEIAKMYINRLSEIDEIEPIEYSFDRRKPSYHLFILKITDDSLSRDFMMEALKYENIGTGIHYLPLHMQKYYKEKYSLKESEFPVATKLGKKIFSVPIGANITEKDVDDVICAIKKIICFVKKKIL